One genomic segment of Streptomyces niveus includes these proteins:
- a CDS encoding aldehyde dehydrogenase family protein, producing the protein MSERGQIFINGKWVPSAGTGVIEVINPVTEERVATVPAGTAADVDLAARAAAEAFPAWSRTSVDERAALLRKLAQLTEARSEEITRAVVSEIGQPYSVAIRSQGASAVEDLRSIAESLPEISWEEQVGHTVVVREAAGVVGAITPWNGPMRMICMKAGAAIAAGCTVVLKGTEVAPLSSFIFAEIAEEAGLPDGVFNLVSGSGPDVGEALVTHPLVDMVSLTGSVRAGRRVMELASRSVKKVALELGGKSANVILEDADLTRAIEVGIEDAFRNSGQVCGGLSRVLVPRSRLAEAEEIAVRKAESYVLGDPYDPATTLGPVANVHQRQRIRDYIRSGLDEGVRLLTGGPEAPEGLDRGFFVRPTVFSGDNTSRIAREEIFGPVVVIIPFDSEEEAFEIANDTQYGLAGAIWAGDDDRARALARNLRTGRIRINGSAVNQRAPHGGFKLSGIGREFGRYGIEEFLEYKSIG; encoded by the coding sequence GTGAGTGAACGCGGCCAGATCTTCATCAATGGAAAGTGGGTGCCCTCTGCGGGCACCGGTGTGATCGAGGTGATCAACCCGGTCACGGAGGAGCGTGTCGCGACGGTCCCGGCGGGGACCGCTGCGGATGTCGACCTCGCGGCCCGCGCTGCCGCCGAGGCGTTCCCCGCCTGGTCGCGGACGTCGGTCGACGAGCGTGCGGCATTGCTGCGCAAGCTGGCCCAGCTGACGGAGGCGCGGAGCGAGGAGATCACCCGGGCTGTCGTGAGCGAGATCGGCCAGCCCTACTCGGTCGCCATCCGGTCCCAAGGCGCCTCCGCGGTCGAGGACCTGCGGAGTATCGCCGAGAGCCTGCCGGAGATCAGCTGGGAGGAGCAGGTCGGGCACACCGTTGTGGTCCGTGAGGCGGCCGGTGTGGTCGGTGCGATCACGCCGTGGAACGGGCCGATGCGCATGATCTGTATGAAGGCGGGGGCGGCGATCGCCGCCGGCTGCACGGTCGTGCTCAAGGGCACGGAGGTGGCGCCGCTCAGTTCGTTCATCTTTGCCGAGATCGCCGAAGAGGCCGGTCTGCCCGACGGGGTGTTCAACCTCGTCTCCGGCAGCGGTCCGGACGTCGGTGAGGCGCTGGTGACCCATCCGTTGGTCGACATGGTGTCGCTCACCGGCTCCGTACGTGCCGGACGTCGGGTGATGGAACTGGCCTCGCGGTCTGTCAAGAAGGTCGCCCTCGAACTCGGCGGCAAGTCGGCGAACGTCATTCTGGAGGACGCCGACCTCACCCGGGCGATCGAGGTCGGTATCGAGGATGCCTTTCGCAACTCCGGCCAGGTGTGCGGCGGGCTCTCCCGCGTTCTTGTCCCGCGCTCCCGCCTCGCCGAGGCGGAGGAGATCGCCGTCCGCAAGGCAGAGAGTTATGTGCTCGGCGACCCGTACGATCCGGCCACCACGCTCGGTCCCGTCGCCAACGTTCACCAGCGGCAGCGCATCCGTGACTACATCCGTTCCGGCCTCGACGAGGGTGTGCGGCTGCTCACGGGCGGTCCCGAAGCGCCGGAGGGACTCGACCGGGGCTTCTTCGTGCGGCCCACCGTCTTCTCCGGTGACAACACCTCCAGGATTGCAAGGGAGGAGATCTTCGGACCCGTCGTCGTGATCATCCCCTTCGACAGCGAGGAGGAGGCCTTCGAGATCGCCAACGACACCCAGTACGGACTCGCCGGGGCGATCTGGGCTGGCGACGACGACCGTGCCCGAGCGCTCGCCCGCAACCTGCGTACCGGCCGGATCCGTATCAACGGCTCGGCGGTCAACCAGCGCGCCCCGCACGGCGGGTTCAAACTCTCCGGCATCGGCCGGGAGTTCGGGCGCTACGGCATCGAGGAATTCCTCGAGTACAAGTCCATCGGCTGA
- a CDS encoding NAD(P)-dependent alcohol dehydrogenase — protein MTTVNARSTAGPGEPFKAATIDRRDVGPTDVLIDIAYCGVCHTDVSRARGEFGTTTYPLVPGHEIAGIVSLAGPEVTRFSVGDRVGVGCLVDSCRKCDYCRAGLEPYCRTGHVRTYNDTGRDGQPTLGGYSEKIVVDEAYVVRIPNSIPLHTAAPLLCAGITMYSPLRHWKAGPDTRVAIVGFGGLGHVGVPIAAALGTPPTVLDLTPDKRDDALRRGARDYRVTTDPATFTDLAGTFDLIVSTAPANLDYEAFLELLTLDGTFVNLGVPKKPISVDVFSLLYNRRSMAGTLVGGIQETQEMLDFCAEHDIAAEVEVIRAGQIDVAFDRLAAGDVRYRFVIDVSTMAAG, from the coding sequence ATGACCACCGTCAACGCACGCTCCACAGCCGGACCCGGCGAGCCGTTCAAAGCCGCAACGATAGACCGACGCGACGTCGGCCCGACGGACGTCCTCATCGACATCGCCTACTGCGGGGTCTGCCACACCGACGTCAGCCGCGCACGCGGCGAGTTCGGGACAACCACGTACCCGCTGGTGCCCGGGCACGAGATCGCAGGCATCGTGTCGCTGGCGGGGCCCGAGGTGACCAGATTCTCGGTCGGAGACCGGGTGGGAGTCGGCTGCCTGGTCGACTCCTGCCGGAAGTGCGACTACTGCCGGGCCGGCCTGGAGCCGTACTGCCGCACCGGACACGTGAGGACCTACAACGACACCGGCCGCGATGGACAGCCCACGCTGGGCGGGTACAGCGAGAAGATCGTCGTCGATGAGGCCTATGTGGTCCGCATCCCCAACTCCATCCCCCTGCACACCGCCGCGCCCCTGCTCTGCGCCGGGATCACGATGTACTCGCCGCTTCGCCACTGGAAGGCAGGTCCGGACACGCGCGTCGCGATCGTCGGTTTCGGTGGCCTCGGCCACGTCGGAGTGCCCATCGCGGCGGCGCTGGGCACTCCCCCCACCGTCCTCGACCTGACCCCGGACAAGCGGGATGACGCGCTGCGGCGCGGGGCCCGCGACTACCGGGTCACCACCGACCCCGCCACGTTCACCGACCTCGCGGGAACCTTCGATCTCATCGTGTCGACCGCACCGGCGAACCTCGACTACGAGGCCTTCCTCGAACTGCTCACACTTGACGGCACGTTCGTCAACCTGGGCGTGCCGAAGAAGCCGATCAGCGTCGACGTCTTCTCCCTTCTCTACAACCGGCGTTCCATGGCGGGCACGCTGGTCGGAGGTATCCAGGAAACGCAGGAGATGCTCGACTTCTGCGCCGAGCACGACATCGCCGCCGAGGTCGAGGTCATCCGGGCCGGCCAGATCGACGTCGCTTTCGACCGGCTCGCGGCTGGCGATGTCCGCTATCGGTTCGTGATCGACGTCAGCACGATGGCGGCCGGCTGA